CAGTTGAGCCGTTCTATAATGCGTCTGCCAATGAAGCAAGCTGTCTATCTGCCTCCTGATGTGATGATCAAATTTTAATCATCACATCAGGAGGTGTTGGCACCTTGTCCGCTAAAGATATTGGTTGACGCTCGCTCTTAGGAGGATGTATTTATGAAGCGCAGGACGTTGTTTTCGATCATCGTCATCACGCTGACCGCAGGATTTTTTACCTTATTTTACGGTATGCATAGTACTTGGACAGATACCCGGTCAGCGCAGGCCGTTCAAGCCGCTACCGACCAAGTCAATGATTTGTTCAAGGATCAATCGCATCAATTACCTTCAGACCAGCTAAATAAGCAGGCTATAGCAGCTGCCGAGACCAAATTACAACAGGCTCGTCAGAAGGCCAATGATGCAGACCACGCTGCCGCACTTGCCAGCGCTCAAGCCGATGTTGATGCCGCTAAACATATGCTGATTGTTAAAGATGCTGTCACTCAAAATTCAACAAAACTGGATGAGCTAAAAACGTTGTCAGATGAGTCGCAGCAAGCATTAACCGAGCTTGCCAAACAGAAACCGACATTTGTCCAAACCTATCAGGAACGGGTGGCACAACTGTCTGATCAAGAAGCGGCTGTCGCGAAAATCGCCAGTCTTTTTAGTGACACTGATTTCAAGACTCCTAAGCCAAATCTGAGCTCGGCACAAGTACAGGCTGCATTGGCTGCCGTTGAAAAATTGGACAATAAACAATTCGCCGACCAAGTTATGCCGCTAATCAGTACCGCTCAAGATGCCACTGCCGGAGAAGACAGTCGTGACACCGAACCGTCAGCATCGTCAGTACTGCCTAGCTCCGCCGATAGTAGTCAGCCATCTGTTGCAGACAGCAGTAGTCAGGCTAGCTCATCTACCGCTAGCAGCAGTGAATCGGAGCAAAGTCAGGCATCTAGCTCAACCTCGACAGCAACTTCTTCATCTAGCCAGAATCCGTAATTTTTTGGATCACTAACCGATACTCAGGCACGCGTTGTCTGTCAAAAAAATGACGATACCGCACACATGCAGACTTGTGCGGATCGTCATTTTTTATTGGCCACCGCTAAAAGTCAGTGCCAATTAATTTGCTGTTTTCGTCTTGGCCAATTGCGGCACTAACTGGGTCAAATAGTCGATAAAGCTCAAGTAATCAGCAATGACCACATTTTCGTTGGGACCATGGGCGGCAGAATGGGCATTGCCAATGCCGCATGAAATAATCGGTGCGTGATTGATATCATAAAAGTACTTCATCGGTCCGCTGCCTGGAGAGTTCAGCTCAACTTGAACATCATCATCCCCATAAGTCGTACGCGCCAGTTGCAAAGCCGTCTGAACACGTGGATCGTCAGGATCGGTTCTAAATGGCGGCTCGCCTAGGAAGTCAGACACCATCACATCGTCATAACCGCCAGCCATCAACGCTTCTTTGACTAGCCGGACGGTCTCTGCCGGTGTCTGATCTGGCACCAAGCGCAGATCAAGCTTCGCCAGCGCGGTGTGCGGCAAAATGGTCTTGCCAATGCCGGGACCCTCATAGCCGCTGGATAACCCGTTGATGGTCATACTTGGCCGATTATAAAGGGCCGCCTTAATGTCATCAGCTGGCCCCGTTGCCGGGCGGGTAATGCCGTAGTTCTTAGCAAACGCTGCATAGTCAAAGGCGGCGTCTTGAATTAACAGCTTTTGAGTAGCTGTCAGCGGCTTGACGACATCAAGAAAATGCGGAATCGTAATCTCATCCTTTGCATTTTTCAATGTTGCTAGAGCCTGAACCAACCGCCATGCCGGATTTTCTGTGATCGCCCCTAAACTAGAATGAAGATCAAAATCTGCCGTTTTAACGCTCAGCTGAAACGCGACGCCACCTTTCACGCCAAGCGATATTTGAAACTTGCCTTGCTCATTTCGACCGCCAGATTCCCATAGGCAGAAGTCAGCGGCTAACAGATCAGCATATTGCGCTAACAGGTGATCTAGATTTGGACTGCCTTGTTCTTCTGCCCCTTCAACCAAGAACTTAATGGTACAAGGAAGACTGCCTTGCGCTTGCAGGCGCTGAAGTGCTGCCAAGCGTGCCGCCAGTTCACCTTTATCGTCATTTATCCCCCGAGCGTACAGATGGGTGTCGGTCATTTTCAACTGAAAGGGATCACTTTGCCATAAGGCTAGTGGTTCAACTGGTTGAACATCGTAATGATTGTAGAACAAGATTGTGGGGGCATCTGCTGTCTGCGCCGGAAAAACCGCGTACACAGCTGGGTTGGTGCGGTCTGTGTGCAAGATGCGGCTTGTTGTTGCGCCCAGCTTGGTAAACTGGGTTCGTAGAAATTCGGCGGTTTCTGGAATTTCATTTTCCTCTGCTAAAGAGACGGAATGAAACTGTAAATACTTCGTTAGAAAATCCTGCATGGGTATTGTCATTTTTCGACCTGCTTTCTTTTGTCACTATTTGAAGTAAGCGTGCCGGTATTCCGCCGGTTGTAACATGCTGTAGTGAAGCCCGCCAACCTTAGTATTGATCAGCCGACTATTAGCACTTTGGAAAACGGGAATGTATCCCGCAACATCAATAACCCGCGCATTAGCGGCCAATTCTTCCTGATAACGTGCCTTCGCGCTTTGGCCATTGGTGTTATTTACTTTAGCCATCAAGGCAGTGAACTGGATATCACTGAACTTAGAAAAGTTTGAAATGTTAGTGGCTGTGGCGGTATTGAGATAGTCGGATGGGTCTTGAATCGTTGAGTTCCAGCTCATCAGTACGGCATCAAACTTACCATCAAGTGAGCGTTGAATTCGGGTCATTTTTGGCAAGCTGCTGACGGTAACTTTTAACTGCGGTAGAACCTTGGTGAGCTGACTTTGGATGTACTCGCCAACTTGTTTATCGGTGTCAACATCTGAGGTCAGAATCGCAAAACTGATGCTGTCGGTATGCAATTCTTTCAAGGCCGCTTTGAGATAAGCCTTGGCTTTAGTTGGTGAATAAGTCAGTGGTGTGTCAGCATCTGCGGTGAAATCTTTGCCAGTTGATGGATTCGTGGCTAAGCCTTGCGGAACAAAGGCTTTAGCAGGCTTGGAGCCGTCCTGCAACACTTTAGTTGTCATGGCTTGACGATCTAACGCCGCAGAGACAGCTCGCCGCAAATTAACATTGTTGAGCTGTGGGTTCTTGGTATTGAATTGCAGATAATTCATGTTGGCCGCCACTGTTTTGGTCAACGCAGGATTTTTGGCTTCTTTTTGGATTAAGTTGCCCGACAACGGTGCATCATCGAGCTTGCCCGTTGCAAAAAGGTTATCGATCGTGCTGGAATCCTTCAAAACCGTCACATGAACTTTAGCGATTTTGACAGCCTTTTTGGCAAAATATTCGGGATCTTTCACATAGTCCCAGCTATCACTCGTGGTATTAAAGTTTTTAATTTTATATGCGCCATTGGTCACGATTTTATCCGCGCTCGTTCCGAATTGCTTGCCATACCGTTTCACAGCGGCTTCATTAGTCGGATAATAGCCAGTCATCTGACTAGCAAAATAGGGGGTTGGCTGGCTGAGCTGAATTTTGAGTACATATTTGCTTGGTGCCGAAACACCTAATGTATCAGGGGATTTCTTGCCAGCAACAATGTCCTGATAGTTAGCAATCGCATCGTATTGATATGCAAATTCGGTTTTCGTCTTAGGATCAACGATGCGCCTCAAGGAGTAAACAAAATCTTTGGCTGTTACCGGGGTACCATCACTCCACTTCACATCTTTGCGCAGCGTCAACGTATATGTTTTCCCGCCATCAGTTGGTTTGACAACCTTTGTCGCCATCGCCGGAATGATCTTCCCGTCCTTATCATGGTCGTAAAGCGGCGTCATAATTTGTTCCAAAATACCGCCGCTGGTTGCATCAACGGCATGCGCCGGATCAAGTGAACTGGCCTCTGTGCTGACGGCAACGTTTAGCGTACGCTGGGTCGTTGCAGCCTTGGTTTGCTGTCCGCATGCAGCAAGTAGTGCGGTGATCCCGAATAAGCCTAAACCCAAGAAAACATGCTTTTTCATTTTTGTGCACCTCGTTTGGTTGATTTGTGTCGCGTGCTGCCATCAAGCATGTTTTGCTTGATGGACTAGCTTCCATAACGCGCTCGCCAGCCCAGAAACCGGGCTGACTCGCGCTCACAAAAAAAGCCGTCCATAACAAACATCTTGTTAAGGACGGTTTCCCGCGGTGCCACCTTAGTTTGATCAAAGAGACTGCGCCTGTGTGCCTGTGTGATGGTAGCATCTGGCAGTGTTTGATCACGCTTAGCCCGAGGCCAACACCCCGGCGAC
This genomic window from Lacticaseibacillus paracasei subsp. paracasei contains:
- a CDS encoding peptide ABC transporter substrate-binding protein; this encodes MKKHVFLGLGLFGITALLAACGQQTKAATTQRTLNVAVSTEASSLDPAHAVDATSGGILEQIMTPLYDHDKDGKIIPAMATKVVKPTDGGKTYTLTLRKDVKWSDGTPVTAKDFVYSLRRIVDPKTKTEFAYQYDAIANYQDIVAGKKSPDTLGVSAPSKYVLKIQLSQPTPYFASQMTGYYPTNEAAVKRYGKQFGTSADKIVTNGAYKIKNFNTTSDSWDYVKDPEYFAKKAVKIAKVHVTVLKDSSTIDNLFATGKLDDAPLSGNLIQKEAKNPALTKTVAANMNYLQFNTKNPQLNNVNLRRAVSAALDRQAMTTKVLQDGSKPAKAFVPQGLATNPSTGKDFTADADTPLTYSPTKAKAYLKAALKELHTDSISFAILTSDVDTDKQVGEYIQSQLTKVLPQLKVTVSSLPKMTRIQRSLDGKFDAVLMSWNSTIQDPSDYLNTATATNISNFSKFSDIQFTALMAKVNNTNGQSAKARYQEELAANARVIDVAGYIPVFQSANSRLINTKVGGLHYSMLQPAEYRHAYFK
- a CDS encoding M20 family metallopeptidase: MTIPMQDFLTKYLQFHSVSLAEENEIPETAEFLRTQFTKLGATTSRILHTDRTNPAVYAVFPAQTADAPTILFYNHYDVQPVEPLALWQSDPFQLKMTDTHLYARGINDDKGELAARLAALQRLQAQGSLPCTIKFLVEGAEEQGSPNLDHLLAQYADLLAADFCLWESGGRNEQGKFQISLGVKGGVAFQLSVKTADFDLHSSLGAITENPAWRLVQALATLKNAKDEITIPHFLDVVKPLTATQKLLIQDAAFDYAAFAKNYGITRPATGPADDIKAALYNRPSMTINGLSSGYEGPGIGKTILPHTALAKLDLRLVPDQTPAETVRLVKEALMAGGYDDVMVSDFLGEPPFRTDPDDPRVQTALQLARTTYGDDDVQVELNSPGSGPMKYFYDINHAPIISCGIGNAHSAAHGPNENVVIADYLSFIDYLTQLVPQLAKTKTAN